From a single Streptomyces liliifuscus genomic region:
- a CDS encoding BtrH N-terminal domain-containing protein, giving the protein MTMVKDIDVRGMQHCETTTLGVLLRHEGLDLSEPMLFGLGSGLSFIYWDSRSMGFPFLGGRVKPFELTRNLAAALGLELRVGETTSPRKAWHNVAAPIDAGRPVGLQLDSYHLDYFSTKVHFGGHVVAMYGYDDQDAYLVDTDPQGGAVSTSLATLARARAERGPMTARHRSFTLTAPSSPTSPQDRIVPAIRTCADAFLNPPIANLGHRGIEKAAEQVPKWLQRSDNPREDLPRTALLMERAGTGGALFRNLYRDFLAECAQLIDSSHLRTGHSLYAEAATLWTQVAALIATAGESGDAKHLTQAGSMLHKLSRIERDAMRALGMV; this is encoded by the coding sequence ATGACCATGGTGAAGGACATCGATGTCCGCGGCATGCAGCACTGCGAGACGACGACGCTGGGCGTGCTGCTGCGGCATGAGGGACTGGACCTGTCCGAACCCATGCTGTTCGGGCTCGGCTCCGGGCTCTCCTTCATCTACTGGGACAGCAGGAGCATGGGCTTTCCCTTCCTGGGAGGCCGGGTCAAGCCGTTCGAGCTCACCAGGAACCTGGCCGCCGCACTCGGACTTGAGCTGAGGGTCGGGGAGACCACCTCCCCGCGCAAGGCATGGCACAACGTGGCGGCACCGATCGACGCCGGTCGGCCGGTCGGCCTTCAACTCGACAGCTACCACCTGGACTACTTCAGCACCAAGGTGCACTTCGGCGGGCACGTCGTGGCCATGTACGGCTACGACGATCAGGACGCCTACCTGGTGGACACCGACCCGCAGGGCGGAGCCGTCTCGACCAGCCTCGCGACCCTCGCCAGGGCCAGGGCCGAGCGCGGCCCCATGACCGCCAGGCACCGCTCCTTCACCCTCACGGCGCCCAGTAGTCCGACGTCACCGCAGGACCGGATCGTCCCGGCGATAAGGACCTGCGCCGACGCGTTCCTGAACCCGCCCATCGCGAACCTGGGCCACCGGGGCATCGAGAAGGCCGCCGAGCAGGTGCCGAAGTGGCTGCAGCGCAGCGACAATCCGAGGGAGGACCTGCCACGGACCGCCCTCCTCATGGAGAGGGCCGGTACCGGCGGCGCCCTGTTCCGCAATCTCTACCGGGACTTCCTCGCCGAGTGTGCCCAGCTCATCGACAGCAGCCATCTGCGCACTGGCCACAGCCTGTACGCCGAGGCCGCCACGCTCTGGACGCAGGTGGCCGCACTCATCGCAACGGCAGGCGAATCCGGCGACGCGAAGCACCTCACGCAGGCAGGCTCCATGCTCCACAAGCTCTCGCGCATCGAACGCGATGCGATGCGGGCGCTCGGCATGGTCTAG
- a CDS encoding phytase, translated as MTTTHRTKRRAAALASGIALVTLLGASPAGAGAPGLPVVTATSETAALYDDEAGGNSDADDPAIWRNAADPGRSLVVTTAKEGGLRVYDLDARLVQSLSAPRPPGPDDAPGRYNNVDLVSGLRTSTGRADVAVVSDRGGDRLRIYRIDPSKPGGPLTDITDPAATPVFSADQAEINDQRTTYGLATWTDKATGRTYALVSRRERTRLALLELLPGEGGTVGYRKVRTLDLPSSFRLPDGTTWSPCAEPGELPQVEGMVVDPATGTLYAGQEDIGIWRLRADLTGKPVLVDKVKEYGVPGVYDEDTEECAPGADPGYGGKRLSADVEGLTLFQERGGDGYLLASSQGDNTFALYDREVGEDNEYEGGFRIGAATPTLDSVEECDGAAVLNAPLGARYPRGLLVVQDGQETPAVPDGEGGTRTATGFKFVDLGAVVDAADM; from the coding sequence GTGACAACGACGCACCGCACCAAGCGAAGAGCCGCAGCCCTCGCCTCGGGCATCGCGCTCGTCACCCTGCTCGGAGCATCCCCCGCGGGGGCGGGCGCGCCCGGTCTGCCTGTCGTGACCGCCACCAGTGAGACCGCCGCGCTCTACGACGACGAGGCGGGCGGCAACTCCGACGCCGACGACCCCGCGATCTGGCGCAACGCCGCCGACCCCGGGCGCAGCCTCGTCGTCACGACCGCCAAGGAGGGCGGGCTGCGGGTCTACGATCTTGACGCGCGCCTGGTGCAGTCGCTGTCCGCTCCGCGCCCGCCGGGGCCGGACGACGCCCCGGGGCGCTACAACAACGTCGACCTCGTCAGCGGCCTGCGCACCTCGACCGGCCGGGCCGACGTGGCCGTGGTGAGCGACCGGGGCGGCGACCGGCTGCGGATCTACCGCATCGACCCGTCGAAGCCGGGCGGCCCGCTGACCGACATCACCGACCCGGCCGCCACCCCGGTGTTCTCCGCCGACCAGGCCGAGATCAACGACCAGCGGACCACATACGGCTTGGCCACTTGGACGGACAAGGCCACCGGACGTACGTACGCCCTGGTCAGTCGGCGAGAGCGGACCCGCCTCGCCCTTCTCGAACTCTTGCCGGGCGAGGGTGGCACCGTCGGCTACCGCAAGGTGCGCACCCTTGATCTGCCGTCCTCGTTCCGTCTGCCCGACGGCACGACGTGGAGCCCCTGCGCGGAGCCCGGGGAACTCCCGCAGGTCGAGGGCATGGTCGTCGATCCGGCGACCGGCACGCTCTACGCCGGACAGGAGGACATCGGCATCTGGCGACTGCGCGCCGACCTCACCGGCAAACCGGTCCTGGTGGACAAGGTGAAGGAGTACGGCGTCCCCGGCGTCTACGACGAGGACACCGAGGAGTGCGCACCGGGCGCCGACCCCGGCTACGGCGGCAAGCGTCTTTCGGCCGATGTCGAGGGCCTGACCCTGTTCCAGGAACGCGGCGGCGACGGCTATCTGCTCGCCTCCAGTCAGGGCGACAACACCTTCGCGCTGTACGACCGTGAGGTGGGCGAGGACAACGAGTACGAGGGCGGCTTCCGGATCGGGGCCGCCACGCCGACGCTCGACAGCGTGGAGGAGTGCGACGGAGCCGCCGTGCTCAACGCCCCGCTGGGAGCCCGCTATCCGCGCGGCCTGCTCGTCGTCCAGGACGGCCAGGAGACGCCGGCAGTGCCGGACGGTGAGGGCGGTACGCGCACGGCGACCGGCTTCAAGTTCGTCGACCTCGGAGCCGTGGTGGACGCGGCCGACATGTGA
- a CDS encoding NAD(P)-binding domain-containing protein — protein sequence MSTPTADQLPVVVIGAGPVGLAAAAHLVERGIEPLVLETGPSAATAVRDWSHVRLFSTWAELVDPAAEKLLAPTGWIRPDGTTYPTGGDWAERYLQPLADVLGTRVRFGATVTGVARAGRDRIVDSGRDEQPFTVHLAHADGREERITARAVIDASGTWSVPGPIGADGLPALGEKTAAERISYRVPDLKDPAVRARYAGRRTAVVGSGASAFTALASLADLAKDEDGTHAVWILRRGIGAGTYGGGEADELPARGALGLRAKAAVEAGHATAATGFRTEAVERTADGRLVLVAEDGRRLDRVDEIIVLTGFRPDLSFLSEIRLGLDERLQAPTALAPLIDPNVHSCGTVYPHGVNELSHPEKDIYLVGMKSYGRAPTFLAMTGYEQVRSIAASLAGDQEAAERVELTLPETGVCGGVGLFDDPDAAQSGEGGGCCAAPATLQIGIGAPASSSGGC from the coding sequence GTGAGCACGCCCACCGCCGACCAGCTGCCCGTCGTGGTGATCGGAGCAGGCCCCGTCGGCTTGGCCGCCGCCGCCCACCTCGTCGAGCGCGGCATCGAACCGCTGGTCCTGGAAACCGGCCCGTCCGCGGCCACCGCCGTGCGGGACTGGTCGCATGTGCGCCTGTTCTCCACCTGGGCCGAACTCGTCGACCCCGCCGCCGAGAAGCTGCTGGCCCCGACCGGGTGGATCCGCCCCGACGGGACCACGTACCCCACGGGCGGTGACTGGGCCGAGCGCTACCTTCAGCCGCTGGCCGACGTCCTCGGCACCAGGGTCCGCTTCGGCGCGACCGTGACCGGGGTGGCCCGCGCGGGCCGTGACCGGATCGTCGACTCAGGCCGCGACGAGCAGCCCTTCACCGTGCACCTCGCGCACGCCGACGGCCGCGAGGAGCGGATCACCGCCCGGGCCGTCATCGACGCCTCCGGCACCTGGTCCGTACCCGGCCCCATCGGCGCGGACGGCCTGCCCGCGCTCGGCGAGAAGACCGCCGCCGAGCGGATCTCCTACCGGGTGCCCGACCTGAAGGACCCGGCGGTCCGAGCCCGCTACGCGGGCAGGCGCACCGCGGTGGTCGGCTCCGGAGCCTCCGCCTTCACCGCCCTGGCCTCGCTCGCCGACCTGGCGAAGGACGAGGACGGTACGCACGCGGTGTGGATCCTGCGACGAGGCATCGGCGCCGGTACGTACGGGGGCGGCGAGGCCGACGAGCTTCCCGCCCGCGGCGCGCTGGGCCTGCGCGCCAAGGCCGCCGTCGAGGCCGGCCACGCAACCGCCGCGACCGGCTTCCGTACCGAGGCTGTCGAGCGCACCGCCGACGGGCGCCTGGTGCTGGTCGCCGAAGACGGCCGCCGCCTGGACCGAGTCGACGAGATCATCGTCCTCACCGGCTTCCGCCCCGACCTGTCCTTCCTCTCCGAGATCCGCCTCGGCCTCGACGAACGCCTCCAGGCCCCGACCGCGCTGGCCCCGCTCATCGACCCGAACGTCCACTCCTGCGGCACCGTCTACCCGCACGGCGTGAACGAGCTGTCCCACCCGGAGAAGGACATCTACCTGGTGGGCATGAAGTCCTACGGCCGCGCCCCGACCTTCCTCGCGATGACCGGTTACGAGCAGGTCCGCTCGATCGCCGCATCACTCGCCGGTGACCAGGAAGCCGCCGAGCGCGTCGAGTTGACGCTGCCCGAGACCGGAGTGTGCGGTGGGGTGGGCCTGTTCGACGACCCCGACGCCGCGCAGAGCGGGGAAGGCGGCGGATGCTGCGCAGCCCCCGCGACCCTCCAGATCGGGATCGGCGCACCGGCCTCATCCAGCGGAGGCTGCTGA
- a CDS encoding ArsI/CadI family heavy metal resistance metalloenzyme, producing MSRVQLALRVPDLAASIAFYTKLFGTGPAKLRDGYANFAVTEPPLKLVLIEGAAGEDTRMDHLGVEVATTEAVHTATTRLAEAGLATVEENDTTCCYALQDKVWVHGPGREPWEVYVVKADADTLAGQQGGTCCTGPSEAVTEPSVTAAGTCC from the coding sequence ATGTCCCGCGTACAGCTCGCCCTCCGCGTCCCCGACCTCGCCGCGTCCATCGCCTTCTACACCAAGCTCTTCGGCACCGGACCGGCCAAACTCCGCGACGGCTACGCCAACTTCGCCGTCACCGAGCCGCCGCTGAAGCTCGTCCTGATCGAAGGCGCGGCAGGCGAGGACACCCGCATGGACCATCTCGGCGTAGAGGTGGCGACGACCGAGGCCGTGCACACCGCCACCACCAGGCTCGCCGAAGCCGGGCTGGCCACCGTCGAGGAGAACGACACCACCTGCTGCTACGCCCTCCAGGACAAGGTCTGGGTCCACGGCCCCGGCCGGGAACCCTGGGAGGTGTACGTCGTCAAGGCCGACGCCGACACCCTGGCCGGGCAACAGGGCGGCACCTGCTGCACCGGCCCGTCCGAGGCGGTTACGGAGCCGTCGGTCACCGCAGCCGGCACCTGCTGCTGA
- a CDS encoding ArsR/SmtB family transcription factor codes for MSNVEVLPLLEPAGAEAVAPCCPPLSERPFTAEEAERTARMFKALGDPVRLRLFSLVASHEGGEACVCDISDVGVSQPTVSHHLKKLREAGLLTSERRGTWVYYRVEPSVVAALGGLLSAKN; via the coding sequence ATGTCGAATGTCGAGGTGCTGCCGCTGCTGGAACCCGCGGGTGCCGAAGCCGTGGCGCCCTGCTGCCCGCCGCTGTCCGAACGTCCCTTCACCGCCGAAGAGGCGGAAAGGACGGCGCGGATGTTCAAGGCGCTCGGCGATCCGGTGCGTCTGCGCCTGTTCTCCCTGGTCGCCTCGCACGAGGGCGGGGAGGCGTGCGTGTGCGACATCTCCGACGTGGGTGTCTCGCAGCCGACCGTCTCCCATCACCTGAAGAAGCTCAGGGAGGCCGGGCTGCTCACCTCCGAGCGGCGCGGCACGTGGGTCTACTACCGCGTCGAGCCGTCGGTCGTGGCCGCGCTCGGCGGGCTCCTCAGCGCCAAGAACTGA